The Coffea eugenioides isolate CCC68of chromosome 8, Ceug_1.0, whole genome shotgun sequence genome has a segment encoding these proteins:
- the LOC113779084 gene encoding formin-like protein 18, with product MALFRKFFYRKPPEGLWEISERVYVFDCCFAVDALRHDEYREYVRCVVAQLRDYYPDGSFVVFNFCDGENHGQIANILSVYDIIVMDYPKQYGNCPLLTMEMIHHFLKSSESWLAGHRNVLLLHCEYGGWPLLAFMLASFLVYSKQYTGEHRTLGMIYKQAPRELLQLLLPLNPLPSQLRYIQYISKRKLGSEWPPFDRVLVLDRIILRNTPTMGEEGGCCPTFRIYRLDPLISADQNSKVLFSGTKRSDVIPHKQQADSKMVKIDINCHIQGDVVLECITIKNDLQFEDVLFRIMFNTAFIQSNILILNHDEIDTPWNVQHHFSRDFRAEVLFLEMDSSPTLIPHDYPTTEDKGSLPSEAFGNMFRNVESLEQKADVDQHHAGNENLGQGCMQSARIVKRSCHETAKEENQGTLPLPSNGHENLKSVPANASQVQKMFSRVNLLHLKNDVELNMLKTTASDSLQENLETSPFDGKEKLNARSPQCASVEILENIAHESAKDDTPETTSLSHAGNENLVDISPKHVLEGTVMGKPSSDSISDMPNSKALGSEIRSSLPELLEERCPESSTSLGLNALTKKMDSQEIQGAFERPVQNKMVLPTVFHGSLPNPASNCLQGSPLPLTKYTNASSVLGITALLHDTSSNNKMKSHMVTISPRSALSASFPQLCKPVTTSLLQVVPPSDLPSSTVATSNLAKVSATPFLSSSPQSSPSLPKAHPTLSNLSSESSIDDLSAPNEQDFRKKSDCVVPTRNTGCLPSVSHTPLSTLAHPEMPLSSSSSNVFPPPPPPPPPPLFPRMATSLFVKNSFTCAYLPPSSPPFSFSSALTPDENTKNSSEVASSLPEVALSGGLVPSKLQDKSTTNETIPLTPPPPNLFVSSDSSIAAISSASPPIPPSPPPPPPTPPSPPPSASVEGQTPCPTTMYSSLTPTPLTAPLPGSNSSSGLISLIVPENKLEKSAFSPPPLHSGLIASAAVSSAGQLPAHQSSPPPSSSIREASTPIQNPSSSSPLAQPPVPEAASFSDSISSLVPEKSNVISARLASPPPPLHSKALSNPAAVSAPAPPPPPSFSSNKLMAKISPHVPPPPAPFSNTLPKTGTTLQSHSSGRNGRIPPTPASPLGSKGRLQASSSAKYQNKKSSLKPYHWLKLTRATQGSLWAETQKPEEASKTPEFDMSEIESLFSVTVQNLDDGSTKGKSSRASRSKSDKVNLIDLRRAYNCEIMLTKVKIPLPDLMSSVLTLDDSALDVDQVDNLIKFCPTKEEMELIKNYKGDKENLGKCEQYFLELMKVPRVESKLRVFSFKIQFSSQVSDLRNALNIVNSASEEVRKSVKLKRVMQAILSLGNALNQGTARGSAVGFRLDSLLKLTDTRARNKKMTLMHYLCKVLNEKLPELLEFPKDLTSLEAANKIQLKYLAEEMQSISKGLEKVVHELTASANDGPVSESFCKMLKEFLCSAEAEVRSLASLYSGVGKNADTLAHYFGEDPARCPFEQVVSTLLNFVRMFERAHEENCKQIEFEKKRAEKNADIEKTNLSAFLKE from the exons ATGGCTCTTTTTCGCAAATTTTTCTACAGGAAGCCACCTGAAGGGCTTTGGGAGATATCTGAAAGGGTTTATG TCTTTGATTGCTGCTTCGCTGTGGATGCTTTAAGACATGATGAGTACAGAGAATATGTGAGATGTGTAGTAGCTCAACTCCGTGACTACTATCCTGATGGTTCATTTGTTGTTTTTAACTTCTGTGATGGGGAGAATCACGGCCAGATTGCAAATATATTGTCTGTGTATGATATTATTGTAATGGACTATCCTAAGCAGTATGGAAATTGCCCATTACTCACAATGGAGATGATTCATCACTTTCTGAAGTCAAGTGAAAGCTGGCTTGCTGGGCACAGGAATGTGCTTTTGCTGCATTGTGAATATGGTGGCTGGCCACTTTTAGCCTTTATGCTGGCTTCCTTCTTGGTTTATAGCAAGCAATATACAGGAGAACACAGAACTTTAGGCATGATCTATAAGCAAGCACCTCGTGAACTCTTGCAATTACTGTTGCCACTAAATCCATTACCTTCACAATTAAGGTACATACAGTAcatctcaaaaaggaaattgggCTCAGAATGGCCTCCATTTGACAGAGTTCTCGTGCTAGATCGCATCATATTGAGAAATACCCCAACTATGGGTGAAGAGGGTGGTTGTTGTCCAACATTTAGGATATACAGACTGGATCCTCTCATATCAGCTGATCAGAATTCTAAGGTGCTTTTTTCTGGTACAAAGAGGAGTGACGTTATTCCACACAAACAGCAG GCAGACTCTAAAATGGTTAAGATTGACATCAACTGCCATATCCAAGGTGATGTTGTGCTCGAGTGCATAACTATAAAAAATGATCTGCAATTTGAAGATGTCTTATTTCGTATTATGTTCAACACAGCCTTTATACAATCAAATATCTTAATTCTTAACCATGATGAGATTGATACTCCATGGAATGTCCAACATCATTTCTCCAGGGACTTCAGGGCAGAG GTCCTTTTCTTGGAGATGGATTCTTCTCCTACACTTATTCCACATGATTATCCAACTACTGAAGATAAAGGAAGTCTTCCAAGTGAAGCATTTGGCAACATGTTTAGAAATGTGGAGTCACTGGAACAAAAAGCCGATGTTGATCAACACCATGCTGGAAATGAAAACTTGGGTCAGGGCTGTATGCAGAGTGCTAGAATTGTAAAAAGGAGTTGTCACGAAACTGCAAAGGAAGAGAACCAGGGAACTCTTCCGCTTCCTAGTAATGGACACGAAAATTTGAAAAGTGTACCTGCCAATGCTTCTCAAGTTCAGAAGATGTTTAGCAGGGTGAATTTGCTCCATCTGAAAAATGATGTTGAGCTAAATATGTTGAAAACAACAGCATCAGATTCCCTGCaagaaaatttggaaacttCCCCTTTtgatggaaaagaaaaattaaatgcTAGGTCTCCTCAGTGTGCCAGTGTTGAAATTCTGGAGAATATCGCCCATGAAAGTGCTAAGGATGATACACCTGAGACTACCTCTCTTTCGCATGCTGGAAATGAAAATTTGGTGGATATATCCCCTAAACATGTTCTGGAAGGGACAGTCATGGGAAAGCCAAGTTCTGACAGCATTTCAGATATGCCAAATTCCAAAGCATTGGGGAGTGAAATAAGAAGTTCCCTGCCTGAATTGTTAGAAGAAAGATGTCCAGAATCTTCTACATCTTTGGGTTTGAACGCATTAACAAAGAAGATGGACTCCCAAGAAATTCAGGGTGCTTTTGAAAGACCTGTTCAAAATAAAATGGTCTTACCAACAGTTTTTCATGGTTCTCTACCCAATCCAGCTTCAAACTGTTTGCAGGGGTCACCATTACCCCTTACAAAATATACGAATGCATCATCTGTCCTTGGCATTACTGCTCTCTTGCATGATACTTCATCAAACAATAAAATGAAGTCTCACATGGTCACAATATCTCCAAGATCTGCTCTTTCAGCATCTTTTCCTCAACTATGTAAACCTGTAACTACAAGTTTGCTCCAGGTGGTGCCACCATCTGATTTACCATCTTCAACTGTAGCAACCAGCAATTTGGCAAAAGTTTCTGCAACACCTTTTCTTTCATCATCACCACAATCTTCACCATCACTACCAAAAGCACACCCAACCCTATCAAATTTATCATCAGAATCATCCATTGATGATTTATCAGCTCCAAATGAACAGGATTTTCGCAAGAAATCTGATTGTGTTGTACCAACACGAAATACAGGATGCTTACCATCAGTTTCTCACACACCACTTTCAACCTTGGCTCATCCAGAAATGCCACTGTCTTCTTCATCCAGTAACGTatttccccctccccctcctccACCTCCTCCACCTCTTTTTCCCAGAATGGCCACATctctttttgtcaaaaattcatttaCATGTGCCTATCTCCCTCCTTCCTCACCTCCATTCTCATTTTCCTCAGCTTTAACTCCTGACGAGAACACAAAGAATTCATCAGAAGTTGCTTCTTCTCTCCCTGAGGTAGCTTTATCCGGTGGCCTAGTTCCTTCCAAACTGCAAGACAAAAGCACAACGAATGAGACCATACCCCTAACACCCCCTCCTCCAAACCTTTTTGTATCATCAGACTCTAGTATTGCTGCCATTAGTTCAGCATCACCACCCATACCCCCATctccacctccacctccacctaCACCTCCATCTCCACCACCATCTGCATCTGTCGAAGGCCAAACTCCATGTCCCACTACCATGTACTCATCTTTGACTCCAACTCCTCTCACGGCTCCACTTCCTGGTTCAAATTCATCCAGTGGCCTGATTTCTTTGATTGTGCCAGAAAACAAGTTGGAAAAGTCAGCtttttctcctcctcctctgcATTCAGGGTTGATTGCCAGTGCTGCTGTTTCATCAGCAGGGCAACTGCCAGCTCATCAATCTTCACCTCCACCCTCAAGTTCCATAAGAGAAGCTTCAACTCCCATCCAGAACCCATCTTCATCCTCACCACTTGCCCAACCTCCAGTCCCTGAGGCAGCATCTTTTAGTGACTCAATTTCTTCCCTTGTTCCAGAGAAAAGTAATGTAATATCAGCTAGGCTTGCTTCACCACCTCCTCCTCTACATTCAAAAGCACTATCAAATCCTGCTGCGGTGTCAGCACCAGCACCACCCCCTCCTCCTAGTTTCTCTTCAAACAAATTAATGGCAAAGATTTCTCCACATGTTCCTCCTCCACCTGCTCCATTTTCCAATACCTTGCCAAAAACAGGAACCACATTGCAATCTCATTCTTCTGGAAGGAATGGACGCATTCCTCCTACACCTGCATCACCATTAGGTTCAAAAGGAAGGCTCCAAGCAAGTTCAAGTGCCAAATATCAAAACAAAAAGAGCTCCCTGAAGCCATACCATTGGCTAAAATTGACGAGAGCCACGCAAGGAAGCCTGTGGGCTGAGACACAGAAACCTGAGGAAGCATCAAA GACTCCAGAGTTCGACATGTCTGAAATTGAGAGTCTTTTCTCAGTCACTGTCCAAAACTTAGATGACGGGAGCACCAAGGGGAAATCAAGTCGCGCTTCAAGAAGCAAATCTGACAAAGTCAACCTG ATTGACCTTAGGAGGGCGTATAACTGTGAAATTATGTTGACAAAGGTTAAGATTCCTTTGCCCGACTTAATG AGTTCAGTCCTCACACTGGATGATTCAGCATTGGATGTAGATCAGGTAGATAatctaataaaattttgtcccacaaaagaagaaatggagcTTATCAAG AATTACAAAGGTGACAAAGAAAACCTTGGAAAATGTGAACAG TATTTTCTGGAGTTGATGAAAGTCCCACGGGTGGAGTCAAAATTGAGggttttttcctttaaaatccAATTTTCTTCACAG GTTTCTGACTTAAGGAATGCGCTGAACATAGTAAACTCTGCATCAGAAGAG GTTAGGAAATCAGTCAAGTTGAAAAGAGTAATGCAAGCGATTCTTTCATTGGGTAATGCTTTAAACCAAGGGACTGCAAGAG GTTCTGCTGTTGGATTTCGATTGGATAGCCTTCTAAAGCTCACCGATACTAGAGCTCGAAACAAGAAGATGACTCTCATGCACTATCTTTGTAAG GTTCTTAATGAAAAGCTCCCAGAACTTCTGGAATTTCCCAAGGACCTTACAAGCTTGGAAGCTGCAAACAAG ATACAATTGAAATACTTGGCTGAGGAAATGCAATCCATCAGCAAAGGGCTGGAGAAAGTTGTACATGAACTGACTGCCTCAGCAAATGATGGTCCTGTGTCCGAAAGTTTCTGCAAG ATGCTAAAGGAATTTCTTTGCTCTGCTGAGGCTGAAGTGAGATCCCTGGCCTCGCTTTATTCTGGGGTG GGGAAAAATGCAGATACATTGGCACATTACTTTGGAGAAGATCCTGCTCGATGTCCTTTTGAGCAAG TTGTTTCAACTTTGCTCAACTTTGTGAGGATGTTTGAGCGAGCTCACGAGGAAAACTGCAAGCAAATTGAGTTTGAAAAGAAGAGAGCAGAAAAGAATGCTGACATTGAGAAAACAAATTTGAGTGCCTTTTTGAAGGAATAG